Below is a genomic region from Virgibacillus dokdonensis.
AAAACCAACAAGTGTATAAAATGCTGAGCCAAATGCCGATGACCTAAATGTAAAACCAAAGCCTGTAATATAGTGGTAAAACTCATAAATTTCGCATGCTAGAAATCCAATCCCTAAAAAGGCTGTAATTCCAAGCCATAGATGCATTTTTTTAAAGTCGTTATTTTTCATATGATACATCGCATAAACACTAGTCAATGAACTAGTCAATAATAACATTGTCATAAGAAAAACAAGCTCTAAACCAAATATATCCTGACCACTTGGACCGCCAGCTGTCGAGTTACGAAGAGCAAGATATGTTCCAAACAAACTTGCAAACAATACAGTTTCTCCACCTAGAAAAAACCATAAGCCTAAAAATTTATTTTTCCCTTCTAACGTTGCTTTTTCTGGTTCTTGTGGCATCGTTTCAGGGTTTAAGGAATGATCGTGACTCATTTAGTCCGCCTCCCTTTCTAGTTCTTCTTTGCTGATATGATAGCCGTGATCATCTTTTAATGAACGAATCAGCATAGATCCTAACGCAATTCCCATCCCAACAAATATGGCTAAATTCCAAGCTTGGTGATCGGTCTGATAAATAAAGCCGAATCCAGCAACAAAGAACCCAAGAGACATGGCAAAAGGTAATATCGACCCATTTGGCATATGAACATCCCCTAGTGGCTCAGCAGGAGTCATTTTGCCTTTACCATCCATTTTTTCAATCCATAATGGATCCAGACCACGCACAAGTGGTAGTTGTTTAAAGTTATAGTATGGAGGCGGTGATGGTATTGCCCATTCTAGAGTACGACCATCATAAGGGTCTCCAGCAGGCTTTTCTCCTTTTACTGCTGTGTAGATAATGTTAATTAAAAATATAGTTGCAGCAATAGCCATTAAGAACGTACCAATCGTACTAATAAAGTTACCCGTATCTAGACCTTGGTCTTCTAAGAACACCCAATAACGTCTTGGCATCCCCATAAGCCCTAAGAAATGCTGAATAAAGAACGTTAAGTGGAATCCAATGAAGAATAACCAGAAACCTATTTCCCCTAATTTTTCATTTAATATTCTACCAAACATTTTTGGCCACCAATAATGTAGACCAGCAAAAATACCAAAAACTACTCCACCAACGATAACATAGTGGAAATGGGCTACAACGAAGTAAGAATCATGGTATTGGTAGTCAGCTACAGCTGAAGCAAGCATAACCCCAGTCATACCACCAATTGTAAATGACGGAATAAACCCTAATGCCCAAAGCATAGCTGAATTAATCGTTATGCTTCCACCCCACATCGTTGCTAGCCAGTTAAAGATTTTTATTCCTGTTGGCACAGCAATCGCCATCGTGGCAATCGCAAAAATAGCGTTCGCTACCGGCCCTAAACCTACTGTAAACATATGGTGTGCCCAAACCATAAAGCCTAAAAAGGCAATTAGAATGGTTGCAAAGACCATAGCTGTATAACCAAATAGACGCTTTTTGGAGAAAGTTGGAATAACTTCGCTGAACACTCCAAAAGCTGGCAATATTAAAATATATACCTCTGGATGCCCGAAGATCCAAAATAAATGTTGCCAAATTACAGAGTTACCACCTAAAGCGACATTGAAAAACGCCGATCCAAACATGCGGTCAAACATCAGTAAGAATAGACCTACTGTTAATGCTGGGAACGCAAATAAAATTAATGTACTAGTGACAAAAGTAGTCCATGAAAATAATGGCATGCGCATATATGTCATCCCTGGAGCACGCATCGTCACAATGGTTACAAGAAAATTAATTCCCCCAATTAGTGTACCCGCACCAGAAATTTGTAAGCCTAGGACATAAAAGTCAATACCATGTGTTGGAGATTCCACAGATAACGGTGTATAAGCAGTCCAACCTGAATCTGGTGCTCCACCTAAAAACCAACTACAGTTTAATAGAATGCCTCCAAACATAAATAACCAAAATCCTAATGAGTTTAAAAACGGGAACGCCACATCGCGTGCACCAATCTGCAATGGCATGACAGCGTTCATTAATCCTAGTAACAAAGGCATAGCTGCAAGAAAGATCATCGTCGTTCCATGCATAGTAAACATTTCATTGTATAAGCCTGCACTAATAAAATCATTTTCAGGCGCAATTAATTGTATACGAATAAACATCGCTTCGAGCCCACCGAGGATAAAGAAAAACCCTCCGCCAATCAAATATAAATGAGCTATTTTTTTATGGTCAACAGTTGTCAAATAATCCCACAAAAAAGCTCCGAAGCCCTTTTTTTGAGCAGCTGCAATACTCAAATCATAAACCTCCCTTTTCAATCTTCCACCCTTTATTAATTAGTTACCTGCACTTTCTGGAGTAATTTCAGATGGCTTTAATTGCAGCAAATATTCTGCAATGCTGTCTGCTTCTTCTTCAGATAGTTCAGGGTATTTACCAGTCATTAAGTTACCTGGTTTTATGGATTCTGGATCCAATAACCAGTCCACAAGGTTTTGCTTGTTTGTTTCAAGATAACCAACAATTTTTGTCCGATCTCCAAAGTTCGTTAGGTTTGGTCCCACTGCATTTGGCGATGAACCGATCGCATGACAACTCAAACAATTATTTGCTTCCATCGCTGCTTTTCCATCTTGAGCAACCGCATCTTGTGGTTCTTCTTCGGGATCTACACTTTGCATATCAGCTACCCATTGTTCATATTCTTCTGGACTCACAGCTATAACCTTAAAGTCCATAAGTGAATGTGATGGGCCACATAGCTCTGCACATTTGCCCCAATAAACCCCTTCTTCATTTGCTTCAATATACATTGTGTTTTCGTTTTCAGGATTCACATCCATTTTCCCTGAAATACTTGGCACCCATAAAGAGTGAATAACATCTGAGGATTTCATGTTTAAGTATACTTTTTCTCCAGTAGGAATGTATAAATCCTGACTTGTTTGCACTTCTTCATCTGCATAGCTAAAATGCCACCAATATTGATTACCAGTAACGTCAACATTAATGTGATCACTTTTACCAGACT
It encodes:
- a CDS encoding cytochrome (ubi)quinol oxidase subunit III — encoded protein: MSHDHSLNPETMPQEPEKATLEGKNKFLGLWFFLGGETVLFASLFGTYLALRNSTAGGPSGQDIFGLELVFLMTMLLLTSSLTSVYAMYHMKNNDFKKMHLWLGITAFLGIGFLACEIYEFYHYITGFGFTFRSSAFGSAFYTLVGFHGGHVVFGLSWLIALMVRNAKRGLNLYNAPKYYTFSLYWHFIDVVWVFIFTVVYLMGKVG
- the ctaD gene encoding cytochrome c oxidase subunit I gives rise to the protein MSIAAAQKKGFGAFLWDYLTTVDHKKIAHLYLIGGGFFFILGGLEAMFIRIQLIAPENDFISAGLYNEMFTMHGTTMIFLAAMPLLLGLMNAVMPLQIGARDVAFPFLNSLGFWLFMFGGILLNCSWFLGGAPDSGWTAYTPLSVESPTHGIDFYVLGLQISGAGTLIGGINFLVTIVTMRAPGMTYMRMPLFSWTTFVTSTLILFAFPALTVGLFLLMFDRMFGSAFFNVALGGNSVIWQHLFWIFGHPEVYILILPAFGVFSEVIPTFSKKRLFGYTAMVFATILIAFLGFMVWAHHMFTVGLGPVANAIFAIATMAIAVPTGIKIFNWLATMWGGSITINSAMLWALGFIPSFTIGGMTGVMLASAVADYQYHDSYFVVAHFHYVIVGGVVFGIFAGLHYWWPKMFGRILNEKLGEIGFWLFFIGFHLTFFIQHFLGLMGMPRRYWVFLEDQGLDTGNFISTIGTFLMAIAATIFLINIIYTAVKGEKPAGDPYDGRTLEWAIPSPPPYYNFKQLPLVRGLDPLWIEKMDGKGKMTPAEPLGDVHMPNGSILPFAMSLGFFVAGFGFIYQTDHQAWNLAIFVGMGIALGSMLIRSLKDDHGYHISKEELEREAD
- the coxB gene encoding cytochrome c oxidase subunit II, with amino-acid sequence MKGWMGKFKFVFLLSFLAIILAGCGKENLTALVPKGYGAESSMNLIVLSTVIMTFVFIVVLSVYLIAIVRFRKKKGQENYIPKQVEGSKKLETIWTVIPIILVLILAVPTVAATFDLADESGKSDHINVDVTGNQYWWHFSYADEEVQTSQDLYIPTGEKVYLNMKSSDVIHSLWVPSISGKMDVNPENENTMYIEANEEGVYWGKCAELCGPSHSLMDFKVIAVSPEEYEQWVADMQSVDPEEEPQDAVAQDGKAAMEANNCLSCHAIGSSPNAVGPNLTNFGDRTKIVGYLETNKQNLVDWLLDPESIKPGNLMTGKYPELSEEEADSIAEYLLQLKPSEITPESAGN